TGAAAAACACACCACCGCTCCAGACCCCGAACCACGCCTCACCATCCACCGTGTGTTCCGCGCCCAGCTCCACCAGTTCATAATAGACGGCGCGGTTGATGCGCGCGTCGAGCGCCCGCCTACCCTCACCGCGTATATGCATATAGGGCGCAGGCTCACCTGTCTTGTCATCAATCTCGAAGCGGATGGCATGGTCAGGCCCTGCTACCGCCACATCACCAACAGATGTTGTGAATGCAAGCGTGCGTGCCTCGCCATCGCCCGCAGCCTCAAGCGCCACCACCACAAAGGGCACATCTTCCACATGGATTTGCGCCTGCTCGGCGGGTGTCACCAGATGATACGAGCCGTCGTCTTCACGCCGCAGGATGGACGCAAACAGTTTCACCAGCTTGCGCCGTGTAATTTCAGACCCCTGATAGTGCCAGGAACCGTCGCGGGCGATTCGCATATCAATGGTGTGTTTGCGCTCCGGGTGCCACTTTTCCACCGGCGGCAGGCCCGCGCGCGCTGCCAACTCAGCTTCCTTCAGCCCCATCACGGCTTTTTCAACGGATTCATCGTCTTTGGCGTCATTCGTCTGGGTCATCGCACTCGCTTTTGGGCTAGGGTCATAA
The window above is part of the Pyruvatibacter sp. genome. Proteins encoded here:
- a CDS encoding DUF1285 domain-containing protein — its product is MTQTNDAKDDESVEKAVMGLKEAELAARAGLPPVEKWHPERKHTIDMRIARDGSWHYQGSEITRRKLVKLFASILRREDDGSYHLVTPAEQAQIHVEDVPFVVVALEAAGDGEARTLAFTTSVGDVAVAGPDHAIRFEIDDKTGEPAPYMHIRGEGRRALDARINRAVYYELVELGAEHTVDGEAWFGVWSGGVFFRMQRMSEVTG